From a single Drosophila sulfurigaster albostrigata strain 15112-1811.04 chromosome 3, ASM2355843v2, whole genome shotgun sequence genomic region:
- the LOC133845523 gene encoding putative inorganic phosphate cotransporter isoform X2, producing MVFDTSTEKPEKPSRFGARHWQAIQMFLGMMINYFQRVNISAGIVPMTTPTADAPYYEWDLSQKSLILSSFFWGYVVSQVPAGLLAKRFGAKYVICLATAVGGIMCFFHPMAANGGYINICVLRVLTGLVQGCVYPCFHTLLSKWVPRTERGFLTTGVYSGAQFGTAVILVSSGNIFESSMGWPGLFYISGGLGLAWALLFFWQGADEPATSSSISKLERDYIESLTGSNTSSQSLAIPWKDIFTSGAFYGLLAAHCGFTWGFYTLLTEMPTYMSSVLKLDVKSNAVLSSLPYFAMGILCFVVSPISDLLINRGTISVTTARKLFNSIGQWVPMACLIGLGYMTADEKTGAIVLLTLAVGINAACFCGYLVNHMDLSPNFAGPMMGVTNGLAGVTSIIAPLIVGVVLSNEEDPTQWRLVFFITGAIYLLCNLLFVIFGKATVQPWNEPPSMSSTMTLRSNIQTDSRTTAPTPGKENQF from the exons ATGGTTTTTGACACTTCAACCGAAAAGCCAGAAAAAC CGAGCCGCTTTGGCGCTCGGCATTGGCAGGCGATTCAAATGTTTCTGGGCATGATGATCAACTACTTTCAGCGCGTCAACATCTCCGCAGGCATTGTGCCCATGACGACGCCAACTGCAGACGCTCCTTACTACGAATGGGATCTCTCTCAGAAGTCTCTGATATTGAGCAGCTTCTTCTGGGGCTACGTTGTCTCACAAGTTCCCGCAG GTTTGTTGGCGAAACGCTTTGGTGCTAAATATGTGATCTGCTTGGCCACAGCCGTAGGTGGCATCATGTGTTTCTTCCACCCCATGGCAGCGAATGGTGGCTACATTAACATTTGTGTGCTGCGTGTGCTCACGGGTTTGGTGCAGGGCTGTGTTTATCCCTGTTTCCACACACTGTTGTCCAAGTGGGTGCCACGCACGGAGCGTGGATTCCTCACTACAGGCGTCTACTCGGGCGCACAGTTTGGCACAGCCGTTATTCTGGTCAGCAGTGGCAACATATTCGAGTCCAGCATGGGCTGGCCGGGATTGTTCTACATCTCTGGCGGACTGGGCTTGGCCTGGGCGCTGCTCTTCTTCTGGCAGGGCGCCGACGAGCCGGCGACATCGTCCAGCATCAGCAAACTCGAGCGGGATTATATTGAAAGCTTGACGGGCAGCAACACTAGCAGCCAG TCGCTGGCCATACCTTGGAAGGATATCTTCACCTCTGGTGCCTTCTATGGTCTACTCGCCGCCCACTGCGGCTTCACCTGGGGTTTCTACACGCTCCTCACCGAGATGCCCACCTATATGAGCAGCGTGCTCAAGTTGGATGTCAAATCGAATGCCGTGCTCTCCTCATTGCCCTACTTTGCCATGGGCATACTTTGCTTTGTGGTCAGTCCCATCTCCGATCTGCTCATCAATCGTGGCACCATCTCCGTAACCACAGCGCGCAAGCTCTTCAACTCCATTGGCCAATGGGTGCCCATGGCGTGTCTCATTGGATTGGGCTACATGACTGCTGACGAGAAGACTGGCGCAATTGTTTTACTCACTTTGGCTGTGGGCATTAATGCCGCCTGCTTCTGCGGATATCTGGTCAATCACATGGACTTGTCACCCAATTTCGCTGGTCCCATGATGGGCGTCACAAATGGCTTAGCTGGTGTGACATCCATTATAGCTCCGTTGATTGTTGGCGTCGTACTTTCCAATGAAGAGGATCCCACACAATGGCGTTTGGTTTTCTTTATCACCGGTGCCATTTATTTGCTGTGCAATTTACTCTTCGTCATCTTCGGCAAAGCGACAGTGCAGCCTTGGAATGAGCCACCCAGCATGTCCAGCACCATGACGTTACGGAGCAACATTCAGACGGATTCGAGAACGACTGCGCCAACGCCCGGCAAGGAAAATCAGTTTTGA
- the LOC133845523 gene encoding putative inorganic phosphate cotransporter isoform X1, whose protein sequence is MVYLTHSERTPLLLGAQLRHIATSRFGARHWQAIQMFLGMMINYFQRVNISAGIVPMTTPTADAPYYEWDLSQKSLILSSFFWGYVVSQVPAGLLAKRFGAKYVICLATAVGGIMCFFHPMAANGGYINICVLRVLTGLVQGCVYPCFHTLLSKWVPRTERGFLTTGVYSGAQFGTAVILVSSGNIFESSMGWPGLFYISGGLGLAWALLFFWQGADEPATSSSISKLERDYIESLTGSNTSSQSLAIPWKDIFTSGAFYGLLAAHCGFTWGFYTLLTEMPTYMSSVLKLDVKSNAVLSSLPYFAMGILCFVVSPISDLLINRGTISVTTARKLFNSIGQWVPMACLIGLGYMTADEKTGAIVLLTLAVGINAACFCGYLVNHMDLSPNFAGPMMGVTNGLAGVTSIIAPLIVGVVLSNEEDPTQWRLVFFITGAIYLLCNLLFVIFGKATVQPWNEPPSMSSTMTLRSNIQTDSRTTAPTPGKENQF, encoded by the exons ATGGTTTACTTGACACACAGCGAAAGGACGCCTCTATTGCTAGGAGCGCAGCTTAGACATATAGCTA CGAGCCGCTTTGGCGCTCGGCATTGGCAGGCGATTCAAATGTTTCTGGGCATGATGATCAACTACTTTCAGCGCGTCAACATCTCCGCAGGCATTGTGCCCATGACGACGCCAACTGCAGACGCTCCTTACTACGAATGGGATCTCTCTCAGAAGTCTCTGATATTGAGCAGCTTCTTCTGGGGCTACGTTGTCTCACAAGTTCCCGCAG GTTTGTTGGCGAAACGCTTTGGTGCTAAATATGTGATCTGCTTGGCCACAGCCGTAGGTGGCATCATGTGTTTCTTCCACCCCATGGCAGCGAATGGTGGCTACATTAACATTTGTGTGCTGCGTGTGCTCACGGGTTTGGTGCAGGGCTGTGTTTATCCCTGTTTCCACACACTGTTGTCCAAGTGGGTGCCACGCACGGAGCGTGGATTCCTCACTACAGGCGTCTACTCGGGCGCACAGTTTGGCACAGCCGTTATTCTGGTCAGCAGTGGCAACATATTCGAGTCCAGCATGGGCTGGCCGGGATTGTTCTACATCTCTGGCGGACTGGGCTTGGCCTGGGCGCTGCTCTTCTTCTGGCAGGGCGCCGACGAGCCGGCGACATCGTCCAGCATCAGCAAACTCGAGCGGGATTATATTGAAAGCTTGACGGGCAGCAACACTAGCAGCCAG TCGCTGGCCATACCTTGGAAGGATATCTTCACCTCTGGTGCCTTCTATGGTCTACTCGCCGCCCACTGCGGCTTCACCTGGGGTTTCTACACGCTCCTCACCGAGATGCCCACCTATATGAGCAGCGTGCTCAAGTTGGATGTCAAATCGAATGCCGTGCTCTCCTCATTGCCCTACTTTGCCATGGGCATACTTTGCTTTGTGGTCAGTCCCATCTCCGATCTGCTCATCAATCGTGGCACCATCTCCGTAACCACAGCGCGCAAGCTCTTCAACTCCATTGGCCAATGGGTGCCCATGGCGTGTCTCATTGGATTGGGCTACATGACTGCTGACGAGAAGACTGGCGCAATTGTTTTACTCACTTTGGCTGTGGGCATTAATGCCGCCTGCTTCTGCGGATATCTGGTCAATCACATGGACTTGTCACCCAATTTCGCTGGTCCCATGATGGGCGTCACAAATGGCTTAGCTGGTGTGACATCCATTATAGCTCCGTTGATTGTTGGCGTCGTACTTTCCAATGAAGAGGATCCCACACAATGGCGTTTGGTTTTCTTTATCACCGGTGCCATTTATTTGCTGTGCAATTTACTCTTCGTCATCTTCGGCAAAGCGACAGTGCAGCCTTGGAATGAGCCACCCAGCATGTCCAGCACCATGACGTTACGGAGCAACATTCAGACGGATTCGAGAACGACTGCGCCAACGCCCGGCAAGGAAAATCAGTTTTGA
- the LOC133845522 gene encoding probable lysine-specific demethylase 4A produces the protein MSTRLSFDDGDQNTNPRIMTFRPSYEEFKNFADYIAYMESRGAHKAGLVKIIPPVEWIPRKSGYDIENINMTIPAPINQVVTGAHGVYQQFNIQQRRQMTLRQFRDKANSEMFQTPRHIDYEDLERKYWKNITYISPDYAADVKGSLSDEDLDVWNIGRLDTILNLVNTDYGIEIDGVNTAYLYFGMWKSSFAWHTEDMDLYSINYLHFGAPKTWYAIPPAHGRRLEKLANSLFNENHQECNAYLRHKMTMISPKVLRQHNIPYNKITQEAGEIMITFPFGYHAGFNHGFNGAESTNFASKRWIEYGKRASICKCRSDMVKISMETFVRHFQPERYQNWLRGEDYGNHPEEPGKICAAAAPTINEYKMIEERTQLSKLKGNSAQKRGCSMPNDIEEANDDDDKASVASSSLNTKQVMVKLRKMPMPASNEATSDEKAAPSSSAAITKEKYDFNSIAVVRVKRLWNALPCTENGTNLLPNGVVKNTKRMRFQTKVLTLDDDE, from the exons ATGTCGACTCGTTTAAGTTTTGACGATGGTGATCAAAATACCAATCCTAGAATAATGACATTTCGTCCCAGCTATGAGGAGTTTAAAAACTTTGCCGATTACATAGCGTACATGGAATCACGTGGGGCCCATAAGGCCGGCCTCGTTAAAATTATTCCTCCCGTTGAGTGGATTCCGCGCAAATCGGGCTACGATATTGAGAACATAAATATGACAATCCCAGCACCGATTAATCAGGTCGTTACGGG AGCACATGGAGTTTATCAGcaattcaacattcaacagAGACGTCAAATGACATTGCGTCAATTTCGGGACAAGGCCAATTCGGAGATGTTTCAGACGCCGCGCCACATTGACTACGAAGATTTGGAGCGCAAGTATTGGAagaacataacatatatatcgCCAGATTATGCTGCCGATGTCAAGGGTTCACTAAGTGATGAAGATTTGGACGTATGGAATATTGGACGACTGGACACTATCCTGAATTTGGTTAATACCGATTATGGTATCGAAATCGATGGCGTTAATACAGCTTATTTGTACTTCGGGATGTGGAAGAGCTCCTTTGCCTGGCACACCGAGGATATGGATTTATATTCCatcaattatttgcattttggtgCCCCAAAAACTTGGTATGCCATACCGCCAGCCCATGGCAGACGCTTGGAAAAGTTGGCCAACAGTCTTTTCAATGAGAACCATCAGGAATGCAATGCCTACTTGCGTCACAAGATGACTATGATCAGTCCTAAGGTCTTGCGTCAGCACAATATACCGTACAATAAGATTACACAGGAGGCAGGCGAAATAATGATCACGTTTCCTTTCGGCTATCATGCTGGATTCAATCATGGCTTCAATGGTGCCGAGTCCACAAATTTCGCCTCAAAACGTTGGATCGAGTATGGGAAACGTGCCAGTATTTGTAAATGCCGTAGTGATATGGTTAAAATATCCATGGAGACATTTGTGCGTCACTTTCAGCCAGAACGCTATCAAAACTGGCTGCGCGGCGAAGACTACGGCAACCACCCGGAGGAGCCTGGCAAAATATGCGCTGCAGCGGCACCCACTATTAATGAGTACAAAATGATTGAAGAAAG AACGCAGTTATCGAAATTGAAGGGCAATTCTGCTCAAAAGCGTGGCTGCTCTATGCCCAACGATATTGAAGAAGccaatgatgacgatgacaaagCAAGCGTGGCCAGCAGCAGTTTGAACACAAAGCAAGTCATGGTCAAGCTACGCAAAATGCCAATGCCAGCTTCAAATGAAGCTACTAGCGACGAAAAAGCTGCGCCTTCGAGTTCAGCTGCCATAACCAAAGAGAAATatgatttcaattcaattgcagtTGTGCGTGTGAAGCGGCTATGGAACGCTTTACCATGCACGGAGAACGGCACAAATCTACTCCCAAACGGAGTTGTTAAGAATACGAAACGTATGCGCTTTCAGACAAAAGTGCTGACACTGGACGACGATGAGTAA